Sequence from the Argentina anserina chromosome 7, drPotAnse1.1, whole genome shotgun sequence genome:
GGACGGTCGCCGTCTTATTCTTACTGTTGCAGTTTCTGACGTTGGTTGTAAGCAGTTTTCCGGCGACTATGAATCTGGAGAGAGCTTTTCCGACGAGTCATAGAGTGAAACTGAGTCATCTCAGAGCCCGAGATCGTGTCAGGCATGGTAGGATGTTGAGTGGTGTTGTTGAGTTCCCTGTAGGAGGCACCTTCAATCCATACTTAGTCGGGTATTCATTCCTTTCCTCTCcggccttcttcttcttcaaatttttgtttcattttttctttttgggtgTTTGCTTTTCTTGCAAGTGTCGCACAAAGATTATGGTTACGAATGGTTGAGCAGTCCACGTCTTTAGGAACCAATACTCGTATAatacatataaaataaaatatatagatGAACTGATGAAcaactttttctaatttaagcTTAAGTTGTTGAATTGTAGCAATTCATCAGATAAACGTGCAAAGTCAGATGCTTCTGAAATATGTTTTCTTTATCTTCTGGCCTTCTGGGTTTACATGCCCTTTCAAAGTGCCCCCTTGTGTATATATTTTTGCTTTGGAAAAATTATTGGGGTATTTCACTACACACCCAATTTTTTAAAGCTCTTTTAAAAGAAATCCACATagttttttcttcattatacACTGAATTATTGACATTctcttaaatttaaattacaaaatgtcACTATTAAAAACTGATTAATCAATCAACAAATTATGCTCTCATTTACTAccttaattatagattttcATAGTCCCTTAAataattgaaaattttctcttactcatcataaatttagaaaataatgGAACATtacttaattacatatctagaTTTCAGaagtttttcaaatttaaatcaATTCAATATCGAAATCACTTAACGGTGACACAAACTTTCcatttttttgaataatttaAATATTCTATTTCATAAGTAGATTTCATATGAACAACAATGCAACCTACGTttgaggtatatatataagttttttccCTATCTAGtaggttttttatttataattacaaCTTAATGATTAGGTATGTATCTATATAgatgtttacatattttctTGGAATTTTTATATCAACCTGTTTGTTAGGTATCTATCATTCCAAAGATCTCTTTCATATGTTGAATTTGCAATTTATACTGATATGCATGCTTCTATCTATTAGGAAACAGTAAagagtgaaaaaaaatgaaagttgaaacctAGAACAAAGGTTTATTACCATACAAAGTTAATGTACAATGAtacgaaaagaaaatatttgagaaaacatatatacatacatattgcaTGGATAACGGCATACATACCTTATTGGTAAATTCTCTCATAGGATTTATAAAAGTTGGACTAGTGTTTGTGTTCTGAAACTTTGATATTAGCTATATAAAGAAGTTTTGCTCAAAGcaaatttgaaattaaatCTTTCAGCAATTTAATGTAATGAAAAATTATTGGAGAGTTTGAATGGAcatgtaaaatgaaaatttataaatagaTACTAAgattaaacaaattaaaatgatcaaaagggaaaaattgacttatataaaaaaatttgcgTGTAGATTGAAAAAACATTTGGGTGTGAGTTTAATTTCAAAGGGGAACTCCAATATTGGGTtttatctctaattttctcaaaaTTATTTATCTGGAGTCATGCTGATTAAGATGGATCATATTTTTCTGGCTGCATAAGCTGATAATAGTTGTTGCAGACTTGCAGCTAGTGGTTAATTAACAAAATGTGTTCATAATTAGTGTGACAAGTAAACACTGGCGGAATTTCATTGCAGAGGTTGATTAGTATTTGCAACTTGGTGATCTGTTTTAGTTCTGTATTGATACTGGCTAATGTCTTTGAATAATGCCATTCATTTTGTCAAATTGTTATGATTCTCATTTTCGATTTTGGCCTCCTCGTTTTCTTGGAACTCATGGTCCACGATCATACATAGGCTATACTTTACAAGCGTCAAATTGGGTACTCCTGCAACAGAATTCTATGTGCAGATTGATACTGGAAGTGATGTTTTGTGGGTTGGTTGCAGTTCCTGCTCCGGTTGCCCCAAATCCTCTGGACTAAAAGTAAACACACGTCTCTTTGTATACTAGATGACttccttttaaaaaaaaaatttactggATAACTCGGATGTTAGAATTGATATTTTGTCCAGCTTTAATGTCTTATCACCTGGTTTGCATACAGATACAGCTCCAATCTTTTGATCCTCAGAGCTCATCAACTTCTTCAGTGGTCTCTTGTTCTGATAAAATGTGTACCATTGGACTTGATACACAAGATTCTACCTGTGATTCACAAAATAAGCAGTGTACTTATGCATTCCAATATGGAGATGGGAGTGGGACATCGGGTTATTATGTGTCAGACCTATTACATTTTGATACAGCATCCGGTAATCAGTCCGTGTCATCGAATTCTTCAGCTTCCGTCGTCTTTGGGTGAGACAAATGTGCTTTTCACTACTAATCTTAGAGCAACTCCAACAACAATAATAGCTCTAGAATTTAGTTGGCAGTTTTTAAGATATACTCCAGGACTACAACCCATGTAGCTAGCTTCCTAGAATATGATGCATCTCTCACTGGCGTTAAGTACGTACAATGGTGAATTAAACAACGCCTTGACTGGTGAATTATGAAACTGCAGGTGCAGCACATCAGCAAGCGGGGTGCTGCAGAAAACAGATAGAGCAGTTGATGGGATTTTTGGATTTGGGCAGCAGGAAATGTCTGTCATCTCACAGCTTTCTTCAAAGGGAATAACTCCAAAAGCATTTTCTCATTGCTTGAAAGGAGATGACACTGGCGGGGGCGTACTGGTTCTCGGTGAGATCGTTGAACCTAACATTGTTTATAGCCCACTTGTTCAAAATCAGTAAGTATAGCAAACTCCTCAAGTTTAAAGTGATCTACTACTCATCTTGCCAAAACACTATTGTTTGAATTAAATAGTGGAGCTAAATC
This genomic interval carries:
- the LOC126801801 gene encoding aspartic proteinase 36-like; its protein translation is MAATLFRTVAVLFLLLQFLTLVVSSFPATMNLERAFPTSHRVKLSHLRARDRVRHGRMLSGVVEFPVGGTFNPYLVGLYFTSVKLGTPATEFYVQIDTGSDVLWVGCSSCSGCPKSSGLKIQLQSFDPQSSSTSSVVSCSDKMCTIGLDTQDSTCDSQNKQCTYAFQYGDGSGTSGYYVSDLLHFDTASGNQSVSSNSSASVVFGCSTSASGVLQKTDRAVDGIFGFGQQEMSVISQLSSKGITPKAFSHCLKGDDTGGGVLVLGEIVEPNIVYSPLVQNQAHYNLNLESISVGGQTLPIDQSVFETSSNKGTIVDSGTTLAYLAEDAYDPFVNAITSAVSQSVTPVTSQGEQCYIVTSSITDAFPQVSLNFAGNASMILRPEDYLLEQNSVNGAQAWCIGIQKSEGQDITVLGDLVLKDKIIVYDLANQRIGWVQYDCSMSVSVSSNTSTGTASVNGGSIDVNVNNRSSLRNDPLKLIPICMMIAFLVHISINR